The following DNA comes from Candidatus Melainabacteria bacterium.
CTTTTAAGACAATTGTCTTTTCACCATAAATTACATTTGTAGTTTTCTTATTGATATTTATACAAACCCCAGCAAGCTCAGGATGTTTATTCATTATCTCTTTTGCAAATTCTTTTAAATGTGGGAATTTTTCACTTACTGCAACAAGTGTAAGAAGTGCTTCATTGGTATTAAATCCAATACGAATGCATATATGTTTTAACCATCCTTGTTTTGTTTTGCCATTATATGAAATAATTCTATACTTAGTAGCAAGTTCTCTAATTGTTTCAACTATCCTGTCAAAAAGACTATGTTGAATAGGACAATATTTTACATTTACAAGATCTCTTGTATGCCACTCAAAGTAACCAGCTTTTAATCTTCTAGAGACGCTCCAGTGGGGCGTCTCTACTGGATACTGAACTTTATTTCTATAATTCCATGGTGTATCAGCACTAGTTGTATTTTTTAAAACCTCTTCCTTTAAATTTAATTTTAAAAATAAATTTTTTAACAATAAATCTTTTTGCTCAAGTTGTTTCTCATATGGTAAATGTTGCCATTGACACCCACCACAAACTTTAAATAATTTACATAGCGGCTCTATTCTATAATTTGGATCTGATTCTTTTATTTCAATTATTTTTGCTCTAGCATAATTTGATCTTAGAGTTGTAATTTCTGCTTTTACTTTATCGCCTGGTGCACCACGATCTACAAAAATTACAAAATCTTTGTATCTAGCTAAAGCAGAATTGTCATAAGCCATTGAGTCGATTTTAAGATCAATGATTTCACTTGCTTGCACTGGAGCAGTTTGTAAAACACTCTTTGCCATTTTTCCTTCTTTGTCTCCTAATGATACAATACCACTATGTTTTCTATTGACTTTAAAAATAAAGTAGTAGTAGTAACAGGTGCAAGTCAAGGTATTGGTAAAGCAATTGCAGAGGTTTTCTATGAAAATGGTGCTATTGTAATTTTACTTTCGAGAAACGAAAACAAATTAAAAGAAAATATAAAACGTTTAACGGCTGTAGGGGCAAGTTGTCAACCTGCCCAATATTACGTTTTAGATGTCTCTAATCCTGATCAAGTTAAAAAAATATTTAAAGAAATTGGGCATATTGAGGTGCTTATAAATAATGCTGGGATTTATTTTACTTCTAGCATAGCCGACATGGATACTAAAAAATGGAAAGAGCTTCTTGAAACAAATTTAAATGGTGCAATGTATTGTACAAAAGCAACATTACCAGAAATGATAAGGAAGAAATACGGGAGAATAATTAATATTTCTTCTATAAGCGGGAAATTGGGTGATGCATACTCAAGTGCTTATGTAGCATCTAAATTTGGCCTTATTGGTTTTACTCAATCTCTTGCACAAGAAATCGCAAAAGAAAACATTACAGCAAATTGCATATGTCCAGGCTGGACTGAAACTAAAATGGCTGAAAATATTGTTCATGATGAAAATTATGCAAAGTTACTTAATATTCCAAAAGAAGAATTAAAAACTAGTTGTTTAAGTGCAGTCCCGATTGGAAGATATGTTCACCCAAAAGAAGTTGCTTATCTTGCTTTATATCTTGCTAGTGATTATGCAAGTGCTATTACAGGCCAAGCTATAAACATTTGTGGTGGTCTTTGTATGCATTAGAGATAACCCTGAACACTTTTACAATAGTACTAAAAAAAATATAAATGGGTAAAACTATCTTAGCTAGATGAAAATTAGTAAAAAATTAGCATTGTTTTTATCTTTTTTGTTATTAGTACAAAGTACTCATATGTCTTTGGCCAAAAGAGAGAAGCTTTCACTTTTAATTGAACCACTAGTTATAAATGGTAGCGTTGTAGATAGAGAAAGGAATGTACTAGTAATAAAAAATGCAAAAGATTTAAATCTTAGCGAGACTGTAAGTATAAAACCTTCAAAGAAAACGTTAGCTGGTGGCAAAGCAACAAGTTTAAAAGGCTCTTTTAATGAAGATGGTTCTTTGCAAATAGATTTAGCAAAGCTTGGGCCACCTAATCTTTTGCCAAGTGGAAAATATACAATCATTGCAACAAGTAATTCAAAAAAAATAAAAGGACTAGTAAAATTTAAAGCTCCAAGATTAGTTATTGGCAGGATGCAAATCCCTATATCTAAAAAAAGAGCTGAAAAACTTAAAAGAATTTATAAAAATCAGGAGACTATTGAAGGTGAAGAAAGTATTCCAAAAGTAACTGTTGCTGTATATAGCATAGATGATTTACAAAATCCAATTAATAGTTTTGCAACTTCAGTAGATGGAGAAGTTACAGAAATAAATGGAGAAACATTTATTGAATACGACAATATAATAACTGAAGTGCCACCTGAAGGAACAGGTTCTGAATTTGTAGTTAAAGCACTTACAAATGATGTAGAAGGACCTACTGGTGAAACAGATTTAGTTTTAACAAGCTTAGTATCAATAGATGATGAGAACGAAGGAAGCAATGTTACTAATATTGGAGATATTGATATTGCTTCTCATGGTGCCACAGTAATTACAGCAGCTGCAAGTGATTACCTTGAAGACCAAAATGTAAATTTTTCACCCTCTGAAATATATGAAGCAATATTAAATGCAACACAAGAAATATTACAACTTTCTAATCTCTTAGCTGAACAACAAAGTTTCTTATCAACATTTCTCCAAGTACATGTAAACGATATAACTAATGCAATCATTGCTAGTCAGTCTAATGTACAGCCTCAAGAAGCTGTTAGTAATGCACTAGAAATTAGTTGGAGAGCTCCTTCTACTAGTAGCTTACCAATTGAACAAGTTGCTCAAGATTTTTCCAAACAACCTATTAACACTCATGCTGCACTACTTACAGATCCAAGTGAATTACCTGCTCCAATTCCAATAGAGTTACAAGCAGAAGCTTTTAATGATGCTGGTGCAATTGTAGGTGCTGCTAGTAATATTAACGAACAAGAAATAATTAACGAAGTGAAAGAAAATGGCACCTTACCAGTACTTTCATTAGATTCTAATATAGTAGGAGACGTGCTAACAAATTTAGAGAGCTATGCTAGTTCCAATGCGGAATTTAATATTGGAGAAGTAACAATTCCACCAGGTGTAACAGCTGACTGGCAGGAACTATCGAAGGCACTTCCTTCAACCAGTACCAGAATCCATGTTGCTTCAGGAGGTATTTTAGAAGGAGCTAGTAGTTCAGGAGGTGTTCCAGTAGTTGCAGAAGCAGGTGCAGTTATAGATAGCACAATAGAAGCTACTGCTGCAACAGAAACATATGATGGCACTTCCTTAGTGGGATTAATACCACCAAGAAATGGAAAGTTTGGATTAGTTCCTTCATCATTTGCAGAGGCGGTAACCCACGCTAGTAATCTAGGGATTTTTGTTGGGGAAGGTGATTTTGCCAACATCCAAGGAACTTTATTTGTATTGGATCCAGTTGAATCCGAGTTATCTGAACCTACTACTTTTTTACCGTCATTTGATCCTGTTCAACAATCTAGTGAACTAGCTGAGCTCTTTCAAAATAATTCCACTAGTGATATCACAGACAACGCAGTAATTATAGCTAATGAATTCTTCCAAGAAGAAACACAACTCCCACAAACAGTTTTAGACATAACACAACAAGAAATTGATAATTCAACCAGTAGTTTTACACAACCTACTCGTGGAACAATTGAAGCTTCTGAAATAATAGAAGCTTATGGCGGATCAATTTATACATTGGTAGGAGAACAAGAGCCAGAACCTCTTCAATAAGACTAAATCTTCGGATAAGAATCAAAAAAGTTTACACCAACGTCTTTTTGTTTGAGTAAAGCATAAATAAACGTAAATCCTCAAAAGGTTTTCATATCTGCTTTATAATTAACTGAATCATGGTACAAAAAGTAAAAGAAGGAAAAGTATCCTTTTTTGTAGATGAATCTGGTGACGCGGTTTTCTTTAACAAATATGGGAAACTAATCGTTGGTCAAGAAGGTTGCTCTAAGATACTGCTCATAGGTTTTATTGAAACTACTAAACCTAGTCTAATTAGATGCTCAATAACAAATCTTTTGGAAGAAATAAAAAAAGATAGCTATCTTTCTATGTTTTGCTCTTTTAAAGAGACTATTAATAAAGGCTTTCATGCAAAAGATGACCGTCCAGAAATAAGAGAGCGGATGTTTAAATTAATAAAAGGACTGGATTTTAGATGTCAAATAATAATTGCCAGGAAAAATAAAGATAGATTTTTAAATAATAGATTTGAAGGTAAACCAGACAAGTTTTATGATTATCTCGTAACCAGGCTTTTTGAAAGAAGCTTACATAGATATACTGAAAATGACATATTTTTTAGCAAAAGAGGTTCTTCTGAAAGATTAGATCATTTAAGACATGCCATTAATCTTGCTGTTAGTAGCTTTAATCAAAAATGGAATGTCGAAAGCCAAGCTAAAATAAAAGTAACAATTCAAAAATCCTCACAGGAACCGTGCTTGCAAATTATTGATTATATGAACTGGGCAATTTATAGGGCTATTACAACAAATGATTATAATTACCTTGAGTTTATAAAAGAAAAATATAGTTTAATTTGGGATATCTTTGATTCAAAAAATGCTGGAAAAGAAAACGGCTGGAAAAATATTTACACAAAAGATAAAAATCCTTTTCATCCACAAAAGATGAGCCCCTTATAGCTAGGATTAACTGAATAATCTCAAGGCATGAAGCCTGCTTTCACTATAAGGGGCTCTAAAACATTTATTGTAGACGAAGTATACACTTAAAGTATACCCACATTACATTAATCTTAATTTAAACGCATAATTTTAGCTTATTTTGCAGTAAAAATACAATGCAGACTTTACATCCTTAGTTTAAATCGTAAATTATCCTCCATAAGGGTATTCAATTTATAGGATAAAAATCTCTTGGAGATGAATCTTGGCCTAATTTCTTCATTACTGAACTAGCACCATAAGCTAAGAACACTGTTGTTATGAGCTTGTCAACATCTCCATCTAGTTGCTTATATAAAGTCATTAACTCTGGGTTTTGTTCTAGCTCTTCATCTAAAACTCTTAAGATTCTTAGTTTGTCAGAGGTGGGTATTATTTGTTCTGCAAAAGTATTTAGGGTCCATATGATTTCTTTTAATCTTAATAACATTTTATTTCTATCTGTAGGAAGGTCTTCAGAAAAAATTTGCCTGAGCCTATCTAAAAACTGTGTTTTTTGTTCTTTAGTTGTTTTATCCCCAACAATTTTTATAATTTCTCCAAGAAGTCTTTCAAATGGAATTTCTTTTCTCAGTGAGTCATCTCTTATCACATCAGCCAGATAGTTCTTATACTGTTGAATGTCACCTGTTAACATTACTTCAAGAGGAGGGATAACAGATTCTTCCATTTGCTGCCTTACTTGTTCTAAAAAATTCCAAGCTGTAGCCAATTGTAGTGCTGGATCTTCATGTTGAGGTACATGACTCTCTATAAAAGCAGGTAATTGATCTAATACTCCTATGCGCTCCTGCAAAGCTTGGAAAACTGATGAATAAACTTGAGCTTTTTTATCCTCATCAGGTGGCAATAAGTCTTTTATCTCAGGTGTGGCTTCTAATACTTCTCTCACGGTACTTTCACTAACCGGCCCTTTAAAGAGCTTACTTACAAGGTCGCTTGAAGTTACATACCAGCATTTATGAGCTATTGATTTTATTTGAAAAGATGTTGTCATAAGGATTTTGGCTTTGATGAATTATAACTTACACATAGCAAATTAAGCATTTATCTGTCAATGGTTAGGGACTAACTTAACTATGATTTAATAATTAAGCTAATTCTTCTTTCCCTTCAAATTTACTTTCAACCCAACCGTAAAGAGTTGGTAGAACTATTAATTATTTGGTTTGGCTCAACGAAAACTTCTAAAATTTTTCCTTTTACTGGAGATGCAATATAAAAAGTTTTACTTGGAATAGATTTTACTATGCCATTATATCGAAGGTGAAAATTAACCTTTTTAATTTCAGCAGGCTCAACCATAATTCCAATGTTTTTTATTGCCTCACTAGATATGTTTACAATATTGTTTGTATCTTTTCTTCTTATAATCTGACTTTTATCTTTACTAAAGGAGCAGCTGCTTAAAAGAAAAATTAATACTAAAAAAACTAAAGTTTTTCTCATGGTTGTAAGTATTAAATACCCAGCTCATATTATTACATAAACACCTAGATGTAATAAGAATCAAAAAGGTTTACACCAACGTCCTTTTGTAAGGACAAGAAAAATTTATGCTTACTAAAAAAAATTGTTTTTACTTATTGATAATATCAGCATTATTATTTTTTCAGTTTTTAAATTGTAATGCAAAAGATGTGCAAGATAATTTTATCCAATTAAAAGACAATGAACCACAAGGTAAAATTTCACTAAAAAAAGCTTTAGAGATTGCAAATGAAAATAATCCAAAAGTGCAGGCAATAGTTGCAACATTACCAGTAGCAGAAGCAAAATTAATCATTGCAAAATATATTCCCAATCCAGTCATTGGTGCAAATACAGAGCTTGTAAAAAGCGGATCAACTCATCCTGGTCAACTTGGTCAAACTTTTGAACTTGGTAGAAAACGTTATTGGAGAATTCAAATTGCAAAAGGTGAGATCTCAAAAACAGAACTTGAAATTGCAAAAGTTTTATGGGAAACTCGTGCTAAAACACACATTGCTTATGCAAATTTATCCATATCAGAAAATTTGTTTAACTTAGCTAGTGGCAGACGTGATTTTTATAAATCACTTCTTGAAATTTCTGAAAAAAGATATCAAGCAGGAAGTGCATCTGGACTAGATGTAGACAGAACAAATATTGAGTTATTAAGTGCAGAAAATGACTTAGATGAAACTAACAAAAAATTAAAAAGAGCTAAAGTTGACTTTAAAGGGATTCTTGGCCAGAAGCAAGATACTGAACTAGAAGTAGAAGGACCAGAATCCCTAAAACCAAAAATTTTTACTAAGGATTATAAACCATTAAAAAAGGTTATAGAAGAAGCAACTGAAAAAAGACTAGAGGCAGCAATTTTAGAAAAAGACTTTGGAATTACAAGAGCAAAATTAAAAAAAGCAAGGTGGGAAAGAGTACCTAATTTATATATTGAAGGTGGACCTGCAAAACCAAGCTTCCGTGACAGTGTCTGGGGTCCGTATTTTGGAACTCAGTTTGAAGTTCCTTTATTTAACAGAAAACAAGGCGAGATCAAAGAAGCTAAAGCACAAATAGAATATCTTGCTAAAGAAAGAAAAAGAATAGAAAATGAAATCAATATGGAAGTTAAAGGTGCCCTTGTGGATTTAGAATTAAGTGAAACCCAAATAGAAAGATTTGAAAGCAAGCTTTTAACCAGTTCAGAGAACATATTAGAAGCAATTAAAAAAGGATATGAGATTGGAAGACTAACACTAACTGATGTATTAAATGCTGAACAAAAAAACAGGGACTTAAGACAAAAATATTTAGAGAATCTGCTTAATTATCAAATTGCACTTGCAAGTTTAGAATATGCTGTTGGTGTTCCTATATTAGAATAAAATTATGTGACATCCCCTGGCTTTGGTGGTGGAAAGATTCTTACTCTCCTAGCTGGTTCTTGGCCAATACTTAAACTGTCTAGTTTGTATTCTTCAATTAATTCATGCTGAAGTTTTCTGATTTGTGTACTTCTTGGAGTTAAGTCAATAGCCTTATCTGTATCCATTACAGTATTTATTGCTTTATGAACTTCTTCAAGAGCAGTATCTTTATCTTGTTCAAATTTGCTTTGGAAATTTTTACCTGTAATAAAATCGTTAATAAGATCAGGGAATAAATCCTTAAGAGCACTTTGAATATCTTCAATTGTATTTGTTTTAACTACATACAGTGGAATCTTGTGTTCTTTAGAAAGTTCTATAATTTTTGCTCCTTGTCTTGCATAATTTTTTAAAGCTAGGATTGCATGTGCCTCATCAAGGGATTTACAAATATTTGCTGGTAGTTCTAAGTTTTGAATAACTCTTTCTAGTTGCCCTCTACTTACTGCATATGGATAAATATTTATAATTTCTTTTAAAAGTTTTGTCTCTGTTTGTGAAATTGAAATTTGCCCTTGAGAAGTAATTGTTTCTTTACCAGTAATTATTTCTACCTTACCCGTTAGTCGATCTAATTTTCTTACTTCTGGGAATAAAGCTCTGCCTCTAAGCAAGCTATCTACAGCAGAAGCAACATCTTTATGAACTGCCAGTCTTTCGTGATCTAATATTTCAATTGTAATTTCAAAGGTAGGTTCATTAGCTCTTTCTAAAATTGTTTTTTGTGTTCCTCTTCTTCTTGCTTCTTCATCACCAAGAGTAACTGTTTGGATTCCACCTACTAAGTCACACAAAGTAGGATTTTTTAAAAGATTTTCAAGTGCATTTCCATGCGCAGTCCCAATTAATTGAACACCTCTTTCAGCAATTGTCCTTGCAGCATGAGCTTCAAGTTCTGTTCCAATTTCATCAATAATAATTACTTCAGGAGTATGATTTTCAACAGCTTCTATCATTACTGCATGTTGAAGTTCTGGTCTTGCAACCTGCATCCTTCTTGATCTTCCAATCCCATGATGAGGAATATCACCATCTCCTGCAACTTCATTAGATGTATCTATTACAATTACTCTTTTATTTAAATCATCTGCAAGTACACGTGCCATCTCACGTAGTCTTGTCGTCTTACCTATACCAGGAGGGCCTAAAAGTAAAATAGATTTTTTTGATTCTACATAATCCCGGATAATATCAATAGTTCCTGTTATTGTTCTTCCAACCCTGCATGTTAAGCCAATTATTTCTCCACTACGATTTCTTACACAACTAATTCTGTGTAAAGTTCTTTCAATACCAGCTCTATTGTCTGAGGTAAAATCTCCAACCCTGTTTACTGCATAATTTATATCTCCTAAAGTTACTGGTTCATTTTCTATATCAATTCTTTTCCCATCAAAAAATCTAGCTTCAGGCAGACGTCCATAATCCATTACAACTTCAATTAAACTATTTAAATCATAATTTTCTAATGACTTCCTGATTTTATCCGGAAGAATATTTAAAAGTAAAGGTAAGTCTTGAGCAGGAACAAATTCTTGATTATCTTTTTCTTTTGTATTTTTCATTTGCATTTCTAGTTTACTGAATTAACTAACGATCTTGCAATGTTAACAGCACTCTTTAATTTTTCTTTGTCTTCTAAATCATTTAAATACGGCATCAATAATTTTCTTGCATAAGATCCTATTGCTACACCATTAATTTTAATTCCAAGTTTAATTGTTTGTTTAAAAGAATGCTCGTCAGTACCACCAGCAATTTGTAAGTAGACTGGGAGATTTTCTTCCTGAATTACTTTAGCAACGTACATGTAAGATTTGTCATTATTATTCCCATTTTTCCTTAGATGCCCACTCATAGGGGTTCCATCACATTGTAAGATAATATTCTTTCCAGCTAGTTTATAACATAAATTTGCAGCATATTTAATTTCTTCAGAAGACAAGAGTCCACTGCCGATTGAAAACGACAGTAGAGGCATGCGACCGCATGCCTCAATGGCACGAACCACCTCCTCCCAAATCTCTTTTATCTTTTCAATATTTTTACCAAAGTGAAATTCTATTCCTGTAATACCAAGTGAAATCATTTCTTTTAAAGTTTCTTTTGGAGTTGGTTTAGTGTCGATCATTTTTAGAGCAGAAGCATGACAATGAGATGGACATTCTCCACATCCAAAGCACCTCTCAACAAGGTATACAAGTTCGCCGATTCGTCGATTCGCCGATTCGCCGTTTCTATTCTCAATCCTAAAGGCCTCAGTTGGACAAATCCTTACACAAGCACCACAAACATCACATAAATTATAGTCAATTTCTATTTTGCGAAAATGTGGATCTTGATCTAATTGTATACTTGCCATTAATAAAGGGGGGCTGAGTGCTGAGTGCTGAGTGCTGAGTGCTTTTTTTATCCCGTGTCTTGCTGCAAAAATTACATCTGCTTTTGGTGCAAGATCTATTACATGTGCTCCTGCAAGTGTAAAAACAAATGCAAGATTTTCAATCATTTTTGTATCTGTAAAACTTGCTCCGCAAACCAATTTAAAAAATTTTTTTTGTTCAATCGCATTTTTCATTTTTCATTTCCTGGTACGTTTAATGCATAACCTGGAGGACATGGTGCATTTATTTCACATTCATATTCGATGTTTTTGTTTTTTTGGAACCCTAACATAAATGCTTCACGAGGAGATAATTTTAAATTATTGATTTGTGGTTTAATTATTGATTTTTCTGTAGGGACGTTGCGCGCAACGTCTCTACAACACGATATTTCATTGATTGCATTA
Coding sequences within:
- a CDS encoding lipoprotein, whose translation is MRKTLVFLVLIFLLSSCSFSKDKSQIIRRKDTNNIVNISSEAIKNIGIMVEPAEIKKVNFHLRYNGIVKSIPSKTFYIASPVKGKILEVFVEPNQIINSSTNSLRLG
- a CDS encoding DUF3800 domain-containing protein is translated as MVQKVKEGKVSFFVDESGDAVFFNKYGKLIVGQEGCSKILLIGFIETTKPSLIRCSITNLLEEIKKDSYLSMFCSFKETINKGFHAKDDRPEIRERMFKLIKGLDFRCQIIIARKNKDRFLNNRFEGKPDKFYDYLVTRLFERSLHRYTENDIFFSKRGSSERLDHLRHAINLAVSSFNQKWNVESQAKIKVTIQKSSQEPCLQIIDYMNWAIYRAITTNDYNYLEFIKEKYSLIWDIFDSKNAGKENGWKNIYTKDKNPFHPQKMSPL
- a CDS encoding TolC family protein, coding for MLTKKNCFYLLIISALLFFQFLNCNAKDVQDNFIQLKDNEPQGKISLKKALEIANENNPKVQAIVATLPVAEAKLIIAKYIPNPVIGANTELVKSGSTHPGQLGQTFELGRKRYWRIQIAKGEISKTELEIAKVLWETRAKTHIAYANLSISENLFNLASGRRDFYKSLLEISEKRYQAGSASGLDVDRTNIELLSAENDLDETNKKLKRAKVDFKGILGQKQDTELEVEGPESLKPKIFTKDYKPLKKVIEEATEKRLEAAILEKDFGITRAKLKKARWERVPNLYIEGGPAKPSFRDSVWGPYFGTQFEVPLFNRKQGEIKEAKAQIEYLAKERKRIENEINMEVKGALVDLELSETQIERFESKLLTSSENILEAIKKGYEIGRLTLTDVLNAEQKNRDLRQKYLENLLNYQIALASLEYAVGVPILE
- a CDS encoding SDR family oxidoreductase translates to MFSIDFKNKVVVVTGASQGIGKAIAEVFYENGAIVILLSRNENKLKENIKRLTAVGASCQPAQYYVLDVSNPDQVKKIFKEIGHIEVLINNAGIYFTSSIADMDTKKWKELLETNLNGAMYCTKATLPEMIRKKYGRIINISSISGKLGDAYSSAYVASKFGLIGFTQSLAQEIAKENITANCICPGWTETKMAENIVHDENYAKLLNIPKEELKTSCLSAVPIGRYVHPKEVAYLALYLASDYASAITGQAINICGGLCMH
- a CDS encoding AAA family ATPase, which codes for MKNTKEKDNQEFVPAQDLPLLLNILPDKIRKSLENYDLNSLIEVVMDYGRLPEARFFDGKRIDIENEPVTLGDINYAVNRVGDFTSDNRAGIERTLHRISCVRNRSGEIIGLTCRVGRTITGTIDIIRDYVESKKSILLLGPPGIGKTTRLREMARVLADDLNKRVIVIDTSNEVAGDGDIPHHGIGRSRRMQVARPELQHAVMIEAVENHTPEVIIIDEIGTELEAHAARTIAERGVQLIGTAHGNALENLLKNPTLCDLVGGIQTVTLGDEEARRRGTQKTILERANEPTFEITIEILDHERLAVHKDVASAVDSLLRGRALFPEVRKLDRLTGKVEIITGKETITSQGQISISQTETKLLKEIINIYPYAVSRGQLERVIQNLELPANICKSLDEAHAILALKNYARQGAKIIELSKEHKIPLYVVKTNTIEDIQSALKDLFPDLINDFITGKNFQSKFEQDKDTALEEVHKAINTVMDTDKAIDLTPRSTQIRKLQHELIEEYKLDSLSIGQEPARRVRIFPPPKPGDVT
- a CDS encoding 4Fe-4S dicluster domain-containing protein, giving the protein MKNAIEQKKFFKLVCGASFTDTKMIENLAFVFTLAGAHVIDLAPKADVIFAARHGIKKALSTQHSALSPPLLMASIQLDQDPHFRKIEIDYNLCDVCGACVRICPTEAFRIENRNGESANRRIGELVYLVERCFGCGECPSHCHASALKMIDTKPTPKETLKEMISLGITGIEFHFGKNIEKIKEIWEEVVRAIEACGRMPLLSFSIGSGLLSSEEIKYAANLCYKLAGKNIILQCDGTPMSGHLRKNGNNNDKSYMYVAKVIQEENLPVYLQIAGGTDEHSFKQTIKLGIKINGVAIGSYARKLLMPYLNDLEDKEKLKSAVNIARSLVNSVN
- the rlmD gene encoding 23S rRNA (uracil(1939)-C(5))-methyltransferase RlmD; this translates as MAKSVLQTAPVQASEIIDLKIDSMAYDNSALARYKDFVIFVDRGAPGDKVKAEITTLRSNYARAKIIEIKESDPNYRIEPLCKLFKVCGGCQWQHLPYEKQLEQKDLLLKNLFLKLNLKEEVLKNTTSADTPWNYRNKVQYPVETPHWSVSRRLKAGYFEWHTRDLVNVKYCPIQHSLFDRIVETIRELATKYRIISYNGKTKQGWLKHICIRIGFNTNEALLTLVAVSEKFPHLKEFAKEIMNKHPELAGVCININKKTTNVIYGEKTIVLKGRGYIFEEINSLKFKISATSFFQTNTNQTIKLLDVIKNMIDGGNILDAYCGVGLISLSLAKYAKKIIGIEEIKQSVDDAIFSAEKNNIKNVFFIPGRVENKIKDVIEEEKPEIIILDPPRIGCNKKILENIINSNVKKIICVSCNPSTLVRDLEILNNDFQINLIQPIDMFPHSYHIECVALLER